Below is a genomic region from Gemmobacter sp. 24YEA27.
CGCCGGGGTGAGAAGCGTACCGGCCTCGTCCCGGGTCTCGGGCGAGACCAGGACCTGTTCCGTGACCGTCTCGATGACCGCCGGGCGGATGTCAGATTGCCAGCAGGCGCCCTTCGGCCCCTGGGGCGGCCCGGGTTTTCCCTTCAGATCTACCAGCTCGGCCGAGAAATCGGCGCGGGTCGGGCCTTTGGGAGTGCCCGCGCCGGTGCAGGCGGCGAGGATCAGCACGACAGGGATAAGGCAGGCGAGATACCGCTTGCGATATGGGTTTGCCCTGTCATGGGCGAAGCCCTGATGCGGCGCAGCGAGGCAGGGCAGGTCAGAGGGGGTCATCGGCTTCTGCTCTTGTTTTCCGGTCACCGGCAGGCCCGATCAGTCCCTGAGGATCCTGTCTGGTCCGGCGCTGCTGCGGGCACCCGCTCAGGCTGTAAGGCTATCCGCATCGGGAGAGGGTGGCAACAAGCGGCACGCGCCGGGCAAGGAAAACACATGGTCATTCTGTACATGGCGATCCTGCGGGGGCCGGAGGCGTGGGGAAACCCTGTTTGTCGCAATTCGACTGTGTGGTGACTGCTCTGGCACAGCGGCGCGGGATGACATATGTCATGGGCAAGACAGGGAATTCAGCGCCGGGCCCGGCTTACGGGCCCCAGAAAACAGACGGAAACCGGGGACGGCAATGGCGAAGATCACCTATATCGAATTCGGCGGCAAACAGCATGAGGTCGAGGTCGCCTCTGGCCTGACGGTCATGGAAGGGGCCCGCGACAATGGCATTCCGGGCATCGAGGCCGATTGCGGCGGTGCCTGCGCCTGCTCGACCTGCCATGTCTATGTCGATCCGGCCTGGGTGGATAAGATCCCTGCCAAGGATGCGATGGAAGAGGATATGCTGGATTTCGCCTGGAATCCGGATCCGCTGCGATCACGCCTGACCTGCCAGCTGAAGGTAACGCCGGCAATGGACGGGCTGATCGTGCATATGCCCGAGAAGCAGATCTGACCCCGCATGAGGGGCGTCGACGGGCGGGCTAAGATTTTTCAGAAAAAATCTTAGAAAATTTCTTAAAAGAAATTTGACCGGAATTCGATGAATTCCGGCGCCTCTGGCCGCTGTTGCACCTCAGGTCGTCAGTCGCTCGGCCTTCCTGCGCACCAGGACGCTGCGCAGGTCATGCATCGCAAGCAGCAGGGCATCGGTGACCTCGTCAAGCTGCGCATCACTGGCCTTTGACTGGGCCCATTGCGAGGTCATGTTCAGATGATCCACGGTGCGCAGGATGTCATCCGTCTCGCGGGCGTCGAGCAGCGCGCGCCGCTTTGCAATCCAGGTGCGGATCGCCTCAAGATCTGCCTCTGAAAGCTCGCGATCCCCATGTGGCCGGATATTTCCATTCTTCACATTGACGCTGGCGATCTCGTCCAGCTCGATGCGGCGCTGGCGGTTTTCCGTGTCCACCCGGCAGACCGAGGCCCCATTTTCCCGGATACGAAAGTAATAGGGGGGTAAGCTGTCGGACATGTCGGGACTATTCCTGGCGCCATGGGCAAAAACCGTCAATCCGGCTGATTTAAGCGCAAATTCCTATAAAAACCAGCCCCTGCTGATGCCCGCCCAACTCAGTCGCGATTGTCGATCACCCGCAGCAAAGACCCATCAGGATCGATCAGTGCGAACATTCGCGGCGCACCATCCGGGCGGAAAAAACCGGTGAGGCGCGGGATCCCCTCGGCGGGGAGGCCGAGCTTTTGCCATTCCCCAAGCAAAGCATCCGGGTCATCCACCCGGATACAGGCCGAGAAACTGCTCTGTGCCGGATCAAGATCAGGCCAGGCAAAAAACTCCAGCTCCAGTGCGCCCCGTCCGAGGATCATCCAGCCCTCGCTGAAATAGCGCGTGGCAAAGCCAAGCCTGGCATAGAACTCTGCCGTCGCCCGCATATCGCGCGACGGCAGATTGGCGGTGATCCGGTCCCGGGTCATGGCTCCCCCATGCTGCGCTCCACCGATCATGATCGGAGGTTATCACTCAGACGAGGCTCGCGCAAAACCGCTGGATCCGGTCGCAGGCGTCGCGCAGCACCTCATCCGAGGTGGCGTAGCTCACGCGGAAATTCGGGCTGAGGCCGAAGGCCGATCCGAAGACGACAGCAACCCCGGTCTCTTCCAGAAGTGCTGTTGCAAAGACTTCGTCATTGGTGATCACCACGCCTGCGGGTGTCGCCTTGCCGATACAGCCCGAGATGTCCGGATAGACATAGAAGGCGCCTTCCGGTTTCGGGCAGGTGATGCCGGTCGCCTTGTTCAGCATCGAGACCACCAGATCGCGGCGGCCCTGGAAGACGCGGCGCCAGTCGGCGAGGAAATCCTGCGGCCCGCTCAGCGCCTCGAGCGCCGCCCATTGGCTCACGGAACAGGTGTTCGAGGTCGATTGCGACTGGATCGTCCCCATCGCCCTGATCAGCGCCACGGGGCCTGCCGCATAGCCGATCCGCCAGCCGGTCATCGCATAGGCTTTCGAGACGCCATTGCAGGTCAGAGTGCGGTCATAAAGCCCCGGCTCGACCTGGGCGGGGGTGGTGAATTCGAAATCGTCGAACACCAGATGTTCATACATATCATCCGACATCACCCAAACATGCGGGTGGCGCATCAGGACATCGGTCAGACCCTTCAGCTCGGCGCGGCTATAGCCCGCCCCGGTCGGGTTCGAGGGCGAGTTGAAGATCAGCCATTTGGTCTTTGGCGTGATCGCGGCCTCAAGCTGTTCGGGGGTGATGCGGAAGTTATTCTCAAGCGTCGCGACCACCTCGACCGGGGTGCCGCCCGCCAGCTGCACCATATCGGGATAGCTGACCCAGTAGGGCGCCGGGATGATCACCTCATCGCCCTTGTTCAGCGTGGCGATCAGCGCGTTAAAGAGGATCTGCTTGCCGCCGGTGCCCACCGTCACCTGGTTCGGTGTATAGGTCAGCCCGTTCTCGCGCAGGAATTTCGCGCAGATCGCGGCTTTGAGCTCCGGGATGCCATCGACGGCGGTATAGCGGGTCTTCCCCGCATCAATCGCGCGCTTTGCGGCATCGCGGATATGTTCCGGCGTGTCGAAATCCGGCTCGCCGGCACCAAGGCCGATCACATCCTTGCCGGCTGCCGCCAGTTCTCGCGCCTTATTTGTGACCGCGATCGTGGCCGAGGGTTTCACGCGGGCAAGCGTATCGGACAGAAAGGCCATTTCCGGGTCTCCGGTGGGATTGTTTGCATTTTCCGGTCTCGGGTCTTAAGTTCGCCCCCCCGTTCATACAAGCGATATCAGCAAAGGAGAGGCGTGATGGCGGAAAGCAGCACAGGACGTGAGCCGGGTGTGGATCTGGCACCCGAGGACTGGTTCTCGGCGGATGTGGCAACCTTTGGCGACCGGCTTGCCGGCGCGCGTGAGGCGGCCGGGCTGAGCCAGGAAGATCTGGCGCAACGGCTGGGGGTGCGGCTGACCACGCTGCAGGCCTGGGAAGACGATATGGCAGAGCCGCGGGGCAACCGGCTTTCGACGCTGGCGGGGATGCTGAATGTCTCGCTCGCCTGGCTCCTCACGGCCGAGGGCGACGGGCTGGGCCTGCCGGAGGCGGAGGCAATGCCAGTGGCGCTGAGCGATGCCCTGGCCGACCTGACGCGGCTCAGGGCAAAGGCGGCGGGGCTTGTGCAGGAGATCGCAACGGTGGAAAAGCGGCTCAGACAGGCTTTGCGGCAGGAGTGAGCGATGGTTGCGAAAGAGGGGGCGGTGCCGGGAGAAAGCCATGACGCCCGGCTCCGCCGGATGCGGATGCGCAGCTGGCGCCGTGGCATTAAAGAGATGGACCTTGTGTTCGGGCCCTTTGCCGATGCCGGGCTGGCGGGGCTGACGGCGGAAGAGCTGGATCTTTATGACCGGCTTTTATCCGAGAATGATCAGGACCTTCTGACCTGGGTTCTGGGCACGGTTCCCGCCCCGGACTGGACCGCGCCTTTGCTGCCGCGCATCGCGGATTTTGCGGCGACCCGGCTCGCAGGCTGATCCTTTCGCGATAAATCGCGGTAAAATCGTCGCGAGTTTACGGAATGTTTGTGCTTTGTGCTGATTCTGTCTCCGTCTGTTACGTGCGGAGCAAAGTACAAATGTCCCTCCATCAATCCGTCCTCGATGGATCGCAGAAAGCGTTCCTCTCCTGCTATCTCGACAATCTGGGCCTGGTAGAACGCCTGCACAGATTGCTGCTTGATGTCATCAAGGATGAGTTCGAGCGCCTGCGCGTGTTGGAGGTCAACCCGGTCCAGGCCCTGCTCCTGTTCAACATCGGCGAAAACGAGGTGACCGCGGGCGAGCTGAAAAGCCGCGGTTACTACCAGGGCTCGAATGTCAGCTACAATCTCAAGAAGCTGGTCGATCTTGGCTATATGCACCATCAGCGGTCTGAAATCGACCGGCGTTCGGTGCGGGTGCGTCTGACGGAAAAGGGCCGGATCCTGCGCAATCAGGTCTCGGACCTGTTCCTGCGCCATGCCGAGGGCCTCGAAAAACGCGGTGTGATCGATGTCAGCGGCATGGATGAGATCAATACCTCGCTGCGCCGGATGGAGCGGTTCTGGACCGAACAGATCCGCTATATCTACTGAGATATCACCTTGCCTGCGGGGATGGCGTCCGGGGCGCACCTCTCCCGGACCGGCGCGAGGACATGGCAGTGAAAGCCGTCCTGCCGCCGTTTATCTCAACGGCCTGAAGGGCCTCACATTTCCGCAGGGGGCACTTTGCTGGTCGTGCGGGAATGTGGCCTGCTGTCGCAATGCCGCACAGGAAGATAGGATCGTCACGAGGGCTCCGGATCGTGCAGATCTGGATAATTAAGGTCAAAGCCGGGGCGGTGGGGCCACCGAGGGATCGAGGTGTCTTTGTGGTGCAGTCCAGGCGCGACCTCAATGTCGCAGGGCGCGAGTTGCGCCGCCGGATGCGGTTTGCAGAGGACCGAGCAGAGGATCTGCATCAGGCCCACCAGGTTTAACCGTTCCGGCTTGTCCAATGGGCCGCCGAAGTCGGGGTGATGCCCCGAAAATCCGCGTCGAGGCTATACGGCGCCACGTTGATCACCTGCCGGGTCCTGCGCGGCGGGAGCCGCGCGGGGCTGCGGGCCTCACCGGATCGAACGGCTGATGCGGATCATGGTCCTGAAGGCCCGGCCAGGATGCCGGGAAAAGCAAAAGACGTCATCGAGCGCTCGGACATCGCAGATAACATCCACAACCCGGGCATTCAGGCGGACTGACCCCAGCAGAATTGGCAGGCCGGTTTCACCCGCATCGGCGCCGCGAACGGCTGGCACTGCATCGCAGTTACAACGGACCGTTTGTCAGGAAAATGCCCCTTCTCCCTCTGGCAGGAGATTGTCGGGCGGTCCATGAAGGCGGACACGGCGCCACTCTGGCCAGGGATGCACTGACAGTGGGGATCGGGCGGCGCAGCCGGCTCGATGCGCTCCTTCATCCTTCGAAAACTGGTGCGTTTCATGGCTAAACAATTTCAATGAGGTAACTTCAAAGAAACGGGATACCCTTTCCTCAGAGCCAGGCGGGGAATGTCCGGGAACTGGCTCTGGAAGCCCCACGGAGCCGGGGGCTCAGCTGGTCGCGCGAAGGAGAGCGTCTTCTCGTCGCCGGAGACAGTACGGACGAACCGGAAGGTCTGCCGAGGCGGCGACGCAGCGCATGCTGGAATGTCCGGTAACGCCGAACGCTTTCACGACCCACAGCACTGACAGTCAAAACCCGAACAGTTCCACCCTGCAGAGCGCGAGGCCGGATCAGGAATGGCCTGCCTCGCTGGTCGCGTCGCCTCCCGCGGGAGGGGGGCTCAGTTGGCTTTGCGGCGTGGCAGGAACGGCAAAGGCATCACATGCACGCCGTCTTCCAGCAGTTTCTTTGCCTCTTCCGGCCTGGCCTCGCCATAGATCGAGCGCTCGGGCGCATCGCCGTCATGGATGCGGCGCGCCTCGGATGCGAAATTCATCCCGACATATTCCGAGTTCTTTTCGACCTCGCGGCGCAAAACAGCCAGGGCATTTTCGATCTCGGCGCGCGAGGGGACCGGTGACGCAGCAGGGGGGGCTTCGGGCGTGCCCGAAGACGGCGTTACCCCGCTGGGTGCAGCCTTGCGGGCGGGGCCAAGCGAGGGGGTCATCAGCGCCTTTTCAACGCGCGCGCTGCCGCAGACCGGGCAGGCGAGGTGGCCGGCGCGCGACAGGCTGTCAAAGGCCTGGCCGTCGGCGAACCAGCTCTCAAACCCATGGCCTGCCTCGCATTGCAGCGTGTAGCGGATCATTCTTCGTAATCTCCTGCTGGCCCGGGCCTTTGGTGCCGGGCCATATAGCGGGGAAGCTAGTGTTTCCCGGGCGCGGGTCAAGGCCACTGCCGCCGGATCCTGTCAGAGCCGGTGCAAGGAGCAGGTCAGACCTGACCGCCATCCTGCTTTGTCCCGCTCTGTTTTGAATTGCCAGCCGCGAAGGCAAGGATCAGCTGTTGCAGATCTGGCTCGTCAACCTTGCGCGCCGCTTTTTCCGGGCTGAACCATTTGCGGCGGCGCTGACGATATTCGGGATATTTGCGGGCAAGGCTGGCGACCCGTACCGGATAGACCTCGACATCGCAGCGCTGCGCCAGATCGGTGTCGCGGCACAGAACCTTGTCATAGCTGTAATTTCCAACCGGAAACCCATCGGTTGCCCCGGTCACCCCGGCCTCTTCCCAGGCCTCGGTCAGCGCCGCATCGGCATTGCTGCGATCTGCCATCGGCCAGCCCTTGGGAAGCACCCAGCGGCCGGTGTCTCGGCTGGTGATCAACAGAATCCGCGTGCCGTCCTTGCTTTCATTCCAGCACAATGCCGCAAGCTGAAGCCTGATTTCCAAATCGGAATCCCGATGCGCTAGCCTGACCTCTTTGTTCATATTATTTACCAGCTACCTTCGCACCCGTTCGGCCGTTGCAGCAAAACCCTGCGGACCCGGGAGTCTGTTATACATATGGTTCATTGTGCCTGACGCGCATCGTCCGGCCTATGGCTATATAGAGATTTATCAAGATTTTCTGTCTGTGAGACTAATATGCACAAGATTGTGACGATGTGCCGGATCGAAATCCCCGCCCGGGCGGGATGTGGGGTGGGCTGATGCGGGTATTCATCGGGCTGGAAATGCCCGGATCTGTGCGCGAGGCGCTTGTCCTGCAGCAATTCCTTCTACCGCTGCAGCGCAGGGTTGCGGCAGAGGACATGCATCTGACGCTACTCTTTTGTGAGGATCTCGCCGACGACCTCGCGGATGCATTGCATGTCGCGCTGTCCGATCTGCATCTGCCGGGGTTTGCGCTGTTGCTGGCGGGGCTCGGGCTTTTTGGCGGCACAAAACCGCACAGCGCCTGGGCCGGGGTCGCGCCCTCTGTGCCGCTGGTCGCTTTGCAGGCTGCGGTCGAGGCGGCCGGGCGGCGCGCCGGGCTTGATCTTCCGCATCGCCGTTTCATGCCACATGTGACGCTTGGTCGTTTCAGCCGCCCCGATCCCGCCACGCTGATGCGGCTGGAACGCGGCATCGCGGCCGGGGCGGGCTTTGCTGCCGGCCCCTGGCATGTTGATGAGATTGTGCTCTGGCAAAGCGTGCTGACCGCGGGCGGCCCCCGCTATACCGAGCTTGCCCGTTATCCATTTGCGCAGCATCGCCGCCCGCCGCGCGATCCCTGACCGCTTCCTTGACAAGTCCGGGGCAGGGGTGCAGCACGGGCAGAGCTTTACACGATCAGTCCAGGACAGAAAGCAGACCTGCCGATGACCCGTTCCATCACCATTGCCGGCCGCGAGATCGGCCCCGCCCATCCGCCGCTGGTCATCGCCGAAATCGGCATCAATCACGGCGGCGATCTGGATGTCGCGAAAGAGATGGTGCGCCTTGCCGCCGGGGCCGGCTGCGAGATGATCAAGCACCAGACCCATATTCTCGAAGACGAGATGACGGAGGAGGCGAAGCAGATCTTCCCGCCGAATGCCGATGTCTCGATCTGGGAGGTGATGGCGCGCTGTGCCCTGAACCAGAGCGACGAGGCAGAGCTGAAACGCTATACCGAAAGCCTCGGGATGATCTGGATCTCGACGCCGTTTTCGCGGGCGGCGGCCGATTTCCTCGAAACCCTCGACGTGCCAGCCTATAAGATCGGCAGCGGAGAGGCCGATAACCTGCCGCTCATTCGCCATATCGCGAAAAAGGGCAAGCCGGTGATCATGTCGACCGGCATGCAGACCATCGATACGATCCGCGCGAGCGTGGATATTCTGGATGCCTCGGGCGTGCCCTATGCGCTGCTGGAATGCACCAATCTTTACCCGAGCCCGCCGGAGATCGTATCTTTGCGCGGTGTGACCGAGCTGCAAGACGCCTTCCCGAACGCGGTTGTCGGCTTTTCCGACCATTCCATCGGGCCGGAAATGGCACTGGCAAGCGTAGCGCTTGGTGCCACGATCCTCGAACGCCATTATACGGATTCGCGCTACCGCAAGGGCCCGGACATCATCAATTCGATGGACCCGGCCGAGCTGCGCCTGCTGATCGACCGTTCGAAAGAGATCTGGATCGCGGCAAACAACCCGAAGCAACGCTCGGCGCCGGAAGAGGATGTCTACCGTTTCGCGCGCGGCTCGGTCGTGGCGGATCGTGACCTGCCGGAAGGCCATGTGATCCATGAGATCGATATCTGGGCGCGGCGCCCGGGCTCGGGCGAGATCCCGGCCTATGACTTTGACAGGCTGATCGGCAAGCGTCTGACGCGCGCGGTCACGCGCAATACCCAGCTGAAATGGAGCGATCTGGCGTGACGTCGGTGCCGCGCAGGATCCTCTTCCTCACCGGCACCCGCGCCGATTTCGGCAAGCTGGAGCCGCTTGCGGCGGCGGCGCGTGAGGCGGGGCATGAGGTCACGTTTTTCGTGACCGGCATGCATATGATGACCCGCTATGGGCTGACCGCGCATGAGGTGCGCCGCCAGCCCGGCATTGCGACGCATGAATTTCTGAACCAGCGCCCCGGCGATCCACAGGATATCGTGCTGGCGAAAACCGTAACCGGCTTTTCGGATTTTGTCACCGAAAGCCGCCCGGATCTGATCGTCCTCCATGGCGACCGGATCGAGGCAATGGCGGGAGCGCTGGTTTCGGCCACGAATTACATCCGCTCGGCCCATATCGAGGGGGGCGAGGTTTCAGGGACCATCGACGAGGTGTTTCGCCACTGCAATACCAAGCTCTGCACGCATCACTTCGTGTCCTCCGAGACCGCGAAACGCCGGGTGATGGCGCTTGGTGAGCCCGAGGATGTGATCCATGTGATCGGCTCGCCGGAGCTGGATTTCCACGCCCGCCCCTCGGGCGTGACGCTGGACGAGGTGCGGGCGCGCTATGCGATCCCCTTTGCCGATTACGGCATCGCGACCTTCCACCCGGTGACCTCGGAACAGGCGACAATGGGCGCGCAGGCCGAGGCGCTGTTCGCGTCTCTGGTCGAAAGCCAGCGCAATTTCGTGGTGATCGCGCCGAATAATGACCCAGGCTCAGAGGCGATTTTCCGGGTGCTGGATGCTTTGCCGAAGGCACGGTTCCGGGTGCTGCCCTCGATGCGCTTCGCGCATTTTTCCGAACTGATGCGCAACGCCGCCTGTATCGTGGGCAATTCCTCGGCGGGCGTGCGCGAGGCGCCGTTTCTGGGCGTGCCCTCGCTGGATGTCGGAACGCGGCAGACCAATCGCTCGGATGCGGCCTCGGTCACGGCGGTGTCTGCCTTTGACCGCGCGGCGATCCTCGGATTTCTCACCAACGCGTGGGGCAATAAAGCGCCCCGCGATGCGGGTTTTGGCGAAGGCGCTGCGGCGGATCGTTTTGTCGAAGTGCTGGCCGACCCCGCCTTCTGGGACCGGCCTTTGCAAAAAGCGTTTCACGACTGAGGTGCCGCGAGGGGCGGGCCGTTACCAGCCCGAGAAACCGCCATCCACATTGATCAGCTGCCCGGTGATATAGCCGGATTGCGGGCTTGCAAGGAACAGCATCGCATCGGCGATCTCGTCGGGTTTTGCCATCCGGTCGAGCATGATCAGCTCGCCCACGCGCTTCTGGAATTCCTCGGAATGGCCGTTGAACACCGCGCCCGGGGCAATGGTGTTCACGGTCGCGCCGCGCCCGGCCCAATACCCGGCAAGCCAGACAGTCAGCCCATGCACCCCGGCCTTTGAGACGCCATAAGCCGAGAAATTCTTGAACGGCATCCCGTCATAGATCCGATGATGCGCCCCGTTCAGCGCATACATCGAGGCGACATTGACCAGAGTGCAGGGGCGACGCCCGACAATGTCGCGATCCATCTGACGCGCGATCATGAAAGGCGCGGTCAGATTGGTGCGCATGGTCTTTTCCCAATCCGCCACTTCAAGATCGGCAAAGTCGGGAAAGCCCTTGCCTGCGCCCATCAACAGCTCGCCGGTAATGGCGGCATTGTTGAGCACGACATTGGGCTCCCATCCGTCTTTTTCGATGCGTTTGAAAATGGTTACGATCTGATCTTCATCCGATACATCAAGCTCGTAAAAGCGGAAATTCTCGTTTCCCGCATGGGCTTCTTTCAGCGCCTCGGCCCGGTTCCCGGCAAGGTCGGAACTGACCACCCGCGCGCCTTCGGCCAGCATGCGGCGCACGTAAGTGCTGCCCAGCACGCCACCCGATCCGGTGATGAAAACCGTGCGGCCTTTCAGTTGATCAGCCATGATGCGCCCCTTCCTGAGCTTCTTTCAGCAAAAACTCGACCAGCCGGAAATCGAACGGGCTGTCGATGTCGACACAGCGCTCGGGGGGCATCAGGTAAGGGATCACGCGCCCCTCCCATAGTCCTTTCGAGCGGTGCAGATAATCGGGTGCTACGACATAGGTCGAGGCCGCATGTTCATAAACCACCGGCGCCTGCTGACGCGCGACCACCCCGCCGGGCAGCGGTTTTGACACATGCAGCGCGCCACTCGCATCAGGTTCCACGAGGTTGAAATAGGGGTTCTTGCGCGCCTCGCAGCAGGACATGACCATGTCAGGCGCCTCGGCCGCGAAGAGATCCAGCGCGCCGCTGATATCCTCGGGCTGCCGCAAAGGCGAAGTACAGTCAAGATCCAGAAACGCGATTACCGGACGGTCGAGCAAAGCCTGTGACGCCTCCAGCGCATGCGCCCAGACCCCCCACTTCCCCGCCTGATCAGTGGCCAGATGCGCAGGCCTGAGCCCGATTTGCAGCGCGCCCTTTGCCACGGCATGATCATAGATCTCTTCATCATCGGTCGAGACCACCACCGCATCAACGCCGGGATGCGCGAAAAGCTGATCCAGCGACCAGTCGATCAGCGGCTTGCCGCAGATCTCGCGGAAATTCTTGCGAGGCACGCCCTTGGACCCTTTGCGCGCGCCGATATGCCCCAAAATCATGTGAGTTCCTTATCGATCAGGCCGATGAAACGGCGGTTCTGCCAGGCCTCGCTGATGAGTTTCGCCGAGGCGATAACGCGGTCAAGCCGCGGCAGATGTTCGACCGGATCGGGGCTTTGCCCGGCCACCAGCGCCAGAAAGGCCCGCATCGCATCGAGGAACATCGCATTGCGCTCCAGCGGCAGGTCAAGCACCCGCTCGCCCGCCAGGTCCTGGACCCGGTAGATCTGGGCCGCGAAATCAAAGTCAAAGCTCTGGCGGGTGCCGTGCAACACCGCCCGCCGGTGCAGGCGCGGCGTCAGGTAATCCATTGCGACCGAGCCCGCCGCCCCCCCCTCGCGCTGCCTGAGCGTGATGAAGCTCGCCAGATCAACACCCGGGTAAGCGGCATGGCCCTGCGACAGCACCTCGTCTGTCTGCAGCCCGGGGAACAGGCATTGCGCCATATCAAGCTCATGGCACAGGTCCAGCAGCACTCCGCCGCCTTTCTCCTGCGCGGCATAGCTTTCCGCAAAGGACCAGTTCTGCCGCCACTGGGTGACATCATGGCCAATCGCAAAGGAAAACCGAAAAATATCCGACAGATCGCGGCGCGCGAGTTCGCGAAACGCCGGATGCCAGCGCATCATATAGCCAACCATCGACCGCTCTGCGACCGGCGCAGAGCAGGTGCTGATCGCCTCCACTTCTGCCGGTGAAAAGGAAAGCGGCTTTTCCACATAGACCGGCAGACCCCGATCCGCCGCCGCGCAGATCACCTCGGCGCGCACATCGGTCGCGGTCGCCACCACCACCGCATCATGGTCGCGCAGATCCGCCTGCAATCCGGCCGCACCATATCCCCGCCAGCCGCGCAAGCTCGCCAGCGCCCCAAGCGTCTGCAGGTTATCATGATGGCGCCTCCCGATCGAGCCCGCACCCACCACCAGAACCTTCACCACCATCGCCAGCCTCCGCTTTCCCTGTCCGGCATCGCATGAACCCGCAGCGCCGAACAGCCCTTTTCATCTGTCCGAAAATATCCTCGGGGGGAGCGCGGGCACCGCGCGCGGGGGGGCAGACAGCCCCCCGTTGCCCGATCCGTCAGGCCTCACCCCGCCAGGGCTGCGCGCCGGTTCCAGTACACGGCCGCCTCCACCTCGGCGCACAGCGCGATCAGCTCCTCATCCGCGCCAAAGGGCGCCGCCAGATGCACGCCGATCGGCAGGCCCGAGGCCGACCAGCCGAGCGGCAAAGACGCCGCCGGCTGGCCGCTTGCATTGAACACGGCGGCAAAAGGCGAATAGTCGAAACAGCGCCCCGGCCCGAGGCGGAAATCAACGTAATCCTCGGTCTCATGGCTGAAGCGCCCGACATGTGCCGGCGGCTCGGCCAGCGTGGCCGAGAGCAGGATGTCATAACCAGCGCCGGTTTCAGGCCGGAAGAAATACGCCATCTCGCGTCCGAAATCATGGATATCCTCGACCGCTTCCAGATAGCGCAGCGGCCCGAGCGCCTCGGCATGTTTCACCGCGCCGCGCCCGACACCCTCGACCAGATCCGCCGTCAGCGCGCTGCCTTTCAGCTTTTGCCGGATCGTCAGCGCTGTGCCGACCGCAACGATATCGGTCCAGGCCCGCATCATTGCCCCGATATCCGCCTTTGGCCGCGCCGGTTCCACATGGTGGCCAAGGCTTTCCAGCAGCTGCCCGGCCTCCCGCACCGCGGCTGCGACCTCCGGGTCAATCGCGGCGCCGGTAAAGGTCGTGTCGCAGATCGCCACGCGCAGCCGTCGGGGCGGGGCCGAGATCGCCTGGCCGTAGCCCTTTGCCAGCGGCGGCGCGACATAGGGGCACCGAGGTCAGGTCCCTCGCAGGCATCCAGCATCACCGCCGTGTCGCGGACGGAACGCGTCAGGAACCCGTCAATCGCCATGCCGGCCCAGCCCTCGCCGGACCAGGGCCCGTCGGGCAGCCGCGCGCGGGTTGGCTTGAAGCCGAAAAGCCCGCAATTCGAA
It encodes:
- the neuC gene encoding UDP-N-acetylglucosamine 2-epimerase — its product is MTSVPRRILFLTGTRADFGKLEPLAAAAREAGHEVTFFVTGMHMMTRYGLTAHEVRRQPGIATHEFLNQRPGDPQDIVLAKTVTGFSDFVTESRPDLIVLHGDRIEAMAGALVSATNYIRSAHIEGGEVSGTIDEVFRHCNTKLCTHHFVSSETAKRRVMALGEPEDVIHVIGSPELDFHARPSGVTLDEVRARYAIPFADYGIATFHPVTSEQATMGAQAEALFASLVESQRNFVVIAPNNDPGSEAIFRVLDALPKARFRVLPSMRFAHFSELMRNAACIVGNSSAGVREAPFLGVPSLDVGTRQTNRSDAASVTAVSAFDRAAILGFLTNAWGNKAPRDAGFGEGAAADRFVEVLADPAFWDRPLQKAFHD
- a CDS encoding acylneuraminate cytidylyltransferase family protein, whose product is MILGHIGARKGSKGVPRKNFREICGKPLIDWSLDQLFAHPGVDAVVVSTDDEEIYDHAVAKGALQIGLRPAHLATDQAGKWGVWAHALEASQALLDRPVIAFLDLDCTSPLRQPEDISGALDLFAAEAPDMVMSCCEARKNPYFNLVEPDASGALHVSKPLPGGVVARQQAPVVYEHAASTYVVAPDYLHRSKGLWEGRVIPYLMPPERCVDIDSPFDFRLVEFLLKEAQEGAHHG
- a CDS encoding amidase family protein, whose amino-acid sequence is MAICDTTFTGAAIDPEVAAAVREAGQLLESLGHHVEPARPKADIGAMMRAWTDIVAVGTALTIRQKLKGSALTADLVEGVGRGAVKHAEALGPLRYLEAVEDIHDFGREMAYFFRPETGAGYDILLSATLAEPPAHVGRFSHETEDYVDFRLGPGRCFDYSPFAAVFNASGQPAASLPLGWSASGLPIGVHLAAPFGADEELIALCAEVEAAVYWNRRAALAG
- a CDS encoding N-acetylneuraminate synthase family protein — its product is MTRSITIAGREIGPAHPPLVIAEIGINHGGDLDVAKEMVRLAAGAGCEMIKHQTHILEDEMTEEAKQIFPPNADVSIWEVMARCALNQSDEAELKRYTESLGMIWISTPFSRAAADFLETLDVPAYKIGSGEADNLPLIRHIAKKGKPVIMSTGMQTIDTIRASVDILDASGVPYALLECTNLYPSPPEIVSLRGVTELQDAFPNAVVGFSDHSIGPEMALASVALGATILERHYTDSRYRKGPDIINSMDPAELRLLIDRSKEIWIAANNPKQRSAPEEDVYRFARGSVVADRDLPEGHVIHEIDIWARRPGSGEIPAYDFDRLIGKRLTRAVTRNTQLKWSDLA
- a CDS encoding Gfo/Idh/MocA family oxidoreductase; amino-acid sequence: MVVKVLVVGAGSIGRRHHDNLQTLGALASLRGWRGYGAAGLQADLRDHDAVVVATATDVRAEVICAAADRGLPVYVEKPLSFSPAEVEAISTCSAPVAERSMVGYMMRWHPAFRELARRDLSDIFRFSFAIGHDVTQWRQNWSFAESYAAQEKGGGVLLDLCHELDMAQCLFPGLQTDEVLSQGHAAYPGVDLASFITLRQREGGAAGSVAMDYLTPRLHRRAVLHGTRQSFDFDFAAQIYRVQDLAGERVLDLPLERNAMFLDAMRAFLALVAGQSPDPVEHLPRLDRVIASAKLISEAWQNRRFIGLIDKELT
- a CDS encoding SDR family oxidoreductase — its product is MADQLKGRTVFITGSGGVLGSTYVRRMLAEGARVVSSDLAGNRAEALKEAHAGNENFRFYELDVSDEDQIVTIFKRIEKDGWEPNVVLNNAAITGELLMGAGKGFPDFADLEVADWEKTMRTNLTAPFMIARQMDRDIVGRRPCTLVNVASMYALNGAHHRIYDGMPFKNFSAYGVSKAGVHGLTVWLAGYWAGRGATVNTIAPGAVFNGHSEEFQKRVGELIMLDRMAKPDEIADAMLFLASPQSGYITGQLINVDGGFSGW